Genomic window (Mesorhizobium sp. M4B.F.Ca.ET.058.02.1.1):
GGCGCTGGCGGCGGCTCGGCCACGGCCAATATCCCAGGCGGCGTCGTTCAGGTGTCGGCCGCCATCACCGGTGTTGCGACAAGCGCGCTGTCTCATGTCTGGCTCTACCGAAACCGCCTGTTCTTCATTCAGGGCGGCACGATGAAGGCCAGCTATCTGCCGGTCGATTCCGTCACTGGCGCGCTCGGCACGCTGAACCTGTCCGGCGTTTTCCAACGCGGCGGTTCGTTGCTGTTCGGCGGAACGTGGTCGCTGGATGCCGGCGACGGCATCGACGACAAGTGCGTGTTCGTCACGACCGAGGGCGAGGCGGCGATTTTCGAAGGCAGCAACCCTGCCGGCGCGACCGCCGCCGAGTGGAACCTTGTCGGCCGCTATGACCTCACCACGCCCATGGGCAAGCGCGCTACGATGCGCGCTGGTGGCGATCTGATCGTGGCGACGAAGGAGGGCATGGTTCCTATCTCGGCCGCGATCAACAAGGACGCCGCCGCGCTGTCCCTTGCCGCGGTCTCACGCAACATCGAGCCGGACTGGAAACATGAAGCGGCCCGGCGCCTCTCGTTACCTTGGGAGGTAATCAAGTGGCCGGACATGAACTATGCCATCGTCTCGCTGCCGATCACGGCCGAGGGGCAGGAGGCCTGGTCGTTCGTCGTCAATCTTGAAACCGGCGCCTGGTGCAAGTTCGTCGGATGGGCGACCCGCTGCATTGAACTGCATGACAGCCGCCTGTTCTTCGGGACCAATGACGGCAAGGTCTTCGAAGGCGAGATCAACGGCAACGATGACAGCGGGCCGATCTATTACACCTATGTCGGCAATCCCGATCACTTGAAGACGCTTGGCCGGCTGAAGACCGTCCACCAGGCGCGCCCGACGTTCCTCGCCTCGACCCCGTTCAATCCGAAGATTTCGTTCTCGGTCAACTACACGGTGACCCTGCCGACGGCGCCGGACGCGGCCGATGGTGGCACGGCTGACCTGTGGGATTCCGGCCTGTGGGATGTCGCCCTTTGGGACCAGGCCGCGCCGGTGGCGACTGTCAGCGGTGGGCAATGGATCTCGATCGGCAAGACCGGATACGTGCTGCAGCCGCAGGTGCAGGTGACCGGCTTTCTCAACCGCCGCCCTGATGTCGAGTTCGTGCAGCTCGACGTGACCTTTGAAAATGGCGGGGTGGTCGTATGAGCTACGACATCGCCATTGAGAACTTCAACGAGGCATGGCCGGAGCTCGAACCGCTTTGCCGCCGGCACTACGGCGAGATGCAGGCGCGCATGGCGGCCGAGGGCATGACGATCGGCGACTTCAAGCCGCGCCTCAACGTCTACGGCACCGCCAGTCACCTGCTTTGCTTCGTGGTCAGGATCGAGGGCGAGGCCGTCGGCTATGCCTTCATCTGGCTCACGCAGGACATGCACAACAGCGAACCCATCGCCATGGAGGACACGATCTATATGAGGCCGGATCACCGGAACGGCATCGGACGCCGTTTCACCAAACAGATCCTGGCCGAACTCAAAGCGCGCGGCTGCGTCAGGGCGCACGTGACCATCGCCACCGATCTGCGTGTTGCCAAGATGTGCGAGCGCGTGGGCTTCAAGCGGTCGGCAATCGCAATGACGTATTTCCTCCAGGAGGCCTGACAAGATGTGCGCGCCCGATCCTCCCGCCCCGCCGGATCCCAAAGAGACCTCTGCCGCGTCGACCTCGACGAACGTCGGCACGGCGGTCGCCAACGCGAACCTTGGCAACGTCAACCAGGTCACGCCCGACGGCAATCTCACCTATAGCCAGTCCGGCACCTACAAGTGGAACGACCCCTATACGGGAAAGTCCTACGACATCCCGACCTACACGGCGACGCAGACGCTTTCGCAGACCGGGCAGGCGATCAAGGATCAAACCGACCAGGCCAAGCTCAACCTCGGCGAGCTGGCCGCTGGTCAGTCGTCGTTCCTGAAAGACTGGTTGTCGAAGCCGGTCGACCTGTCGAACGATGCGACAGAGGCCCGCTTGATGGACCTCGGCATGAAGCGGCTTCAGCCGGCGCTGGACGCCCGTCGGGCGGCGAATGAGGCCGACCTGATCAACCGCGGCATTCGTCCAGGCTCCGACAACTACGCGCAAGCGCAAAACATCCAGAACCAGGGCGAGAACGACGCCTATGACCAGCTCCTGCTCACCGGTCGCGGGCAGGCGGTGCAGGAGGCGTTGGCGCAGAACTCGGCACCCATCAACAACCTGACCGCGCTGCTGTCCGGGTCGCAGGTGAGCCAGCCGAATTTCGTCAACGCGAACATGCCGACGATCCCGACAACCGACGTCGCCGGCCTGATCAACACCAACTACAACCAGAAGCTCCAGAACTGGCAGCAAAGCCAGGCGAACACCCAGAACCTTCTGGGCGGCCTGTTCTCTCTCGGCGCGTCGTTCATCTAGGAGGGGATCATGGGTTTCATCTTCGGCCCCGGCCAGCAGTACCAGACGCCCGAGGAACTGGCGAAGGCTCGCGCCGTTGCCGAGGCCCTGCTCAACCAGCAGCCGATCGCGCACAATGTCGGCGAAGGCCTTGCCGTGGTCGGACAGGCGATCAGGGGCAGGCGTGATCTGAACCGCATCATCAAGGCCCAAGGCGACATGCGGGCGGGCGGCGATAGCGTCTTCTCAGCGCTTTTCGGTGGTGGTGCCCCGGCCGCAACGTCGACTACGGCGCCGAGCGGCGGCGGAAACAATGTGGTTGCCTCGGCTCTTGGCGGCGGCTCGATGGGTAGCGCTCCGGACCTTTCCGGCAATGACGTCTACAACGGCTTCATGGACACGGTGAAAAGCAAGGTCACCAATCCTTACGGTCTCGCTGCCGTCGCCGCGACCGCCAACGCCGAAAGCCGCTTCAGTCCGAAGAACGCTTTCGGCTCCTGGGCGGACCCGAGCGAAAGCGGCCAGGCCGGCACCGCTGGCGGCATCCTGTCGTGGCGCGGCCCGCGCTTTGCGGCGATGCGGACCTTTGCCGGCAGCAACGGCGGCGATGCAAACGCTCCGTCGCCGCAGCTTCAGGCGCAATATTTCCTGCAGGAAGACCCCGGTCTGGTCGACGCGCTGAACGCGGCCAAGTCGCCGGAAGAGGCGCAGCGCCTGATGAACAACGCCTGGAAATTCGCCGGCTACAACCGCCCCGGCGGCGAGGCCGCGCGCCGTATTTCCATGGCCAATTCCTTCGCATCGCGGTTCGCCGACGCCGCCCCGGTACAGGTGGCGAGCCTTGAACCGGGCGCGGGCGTGTCGGCGGCGCTGAACAAGCGACCATTGCCGCAGGAGAGCCCGGCGACGGTCGCGCAGACCGTGCAGTCGCCGCGAGCGGCAGAGCCGCCTCCGGTGGCTACGAAGCCCGCAGCGGCGACGCAGACGGTCGTGCAGGCCAATCCAGCCTCCGGCGGCCCGAGCGTCCAACAGCTTCTGCAGGCCTCGCAGGATCCTCGCCTATCCGAGCAACAGCGCGGCGTCGTCAACCTGATGCTGAAGCGGAAGCTCGACGAGGCCAACCCGGCCAATCAGCTCGAACTGGAAAAGAACCGGCTGGAAGTGGAGAAGCTGCGCAACCCGCAGATCGAACCGGGCGAAAAGGCGCGCCTCGACTTCGATCGGGAGAAGTTCGCCGCCGAGCAGAACAAGCCGATCGAGGTGGGTGGCGTCCTGGTCGATCCCAAGACGCACGAGCCCGTTTACAGCGGCCAGCAGACCGATTGGGAAAAGCTCGACGAGCGCACGCTGTACAACAAGCGCACCGGCGAGACGCGGGCTGTCAGCATCGGCGGGGCGAACGCCGGACAATTCCGGTTCACGGGCAACTCCGTCGAGGCTCAGGCGCTCAACGGCCTGATGGACGGTGGCGGCCTCACGGTCGAGCAGGCGCAGCAGCTCGCCGCCGGCAAGACGATCAGCGGCCCGAATGGCGAATTGCTATTCCTGACGCCGCAGGGCGTGTTCGGCCAAGCTTCCGCAGGTGGCCCGGCCATGCCTGTGACGCCCAAGGCGGCACCGGCTCCCGCACCGGCACCGGAAGCTCCGGCCGCGCCAGGGAGCCAGGCGCCGACGAGCCCGCGCGCGGCCAATCCGCCACCGAGCGAGAACGCCGGTATCCTGCCGCTCACCGGCGCAAAGCAGAAGCCGCTGAACGAGCAGCAGCAGCGCGACAACAAGCTGTATTCGGTCGTCGCACCCGAGCTTCAGATCGTCGAAAAGAACTTCTCGGCCCTGTCCAATCCGTCGGATCAGGCCCTGTCGGCAATTCCGCGCGGCTCCGACTTTGGCGCCGAGTACCTGAAATCGCCTGAGTATCAGCGCGCATCGAACTCGCTACGCACCATCATCGCGTCCTACCTCTACAGCGTGTCCGGTGCCACGGCAGCGCCGGCCGAGGTCGAGAACCAGGCTGCCATCCTGACGCCCAAGCCAGGCGAGGCGAAAGCATCCCTCGACGACAAGCTGGCGCGCATCCGGCAGATGGTCGACGCGATCAAGAGCGGAGGCGGTTCCACCGCGCCGGCCGGCAACGCAGGCACCGGTAGCGGCACGACCAGCAACGGCTTGAAGTGGAGCATTGAACCCTGATGCCTACGCTCAACATCCAAGGCCGCAAGGTACAGGTCGACGACGCGTTTCTGTCGATGACGCCGGAGCAGCAGAACGCGGCGGTCGAAGAGATTGCCAAATCTCTGCCGTCACCAAACGCTGATGTAGCCGCCGCCGACGCCCGCGCGAAAGCCGGCATGGCCGCTGCTCAGAAGATCATGGATGCTGGCGGCCCGGAACCGGGGAGCGGTCACGACGCGCCCGGCATTGCTTCTCCTCGAGCCATGGGCGCATCGGGAACGTTCCTCAATGCGATCGGCGAAGGCATTCCAATTGCCGGTCCATATGTGGACAAGGCCCTGACGGCCACGGCGGCGGG
Coding sequences:
- a CDS encoding GNAT family N-acetyltransferase; the encoded protein is MSYDIAIENFNEAWPELEPLCRRHYGEMQARMAAEGMTIGDFKPRLNVYGTASHLLCFVVRIEGEAVGYAFIWLTQDMHNSEPIAMEDTIYMRPDHRNGIGRRFTKQILAELKARGCVRAHVTIATDLRVAKMCERVGFKRSAIAMTYFLQEA
- a CDS encoding phage tail tip lysozyme; translation: MGFIFGPGQQYQTPEELAKARAVAEALLNQQPIAHNVGEGLAVVGQAIRGRRDLNRIIKAQGDMRAGGDSVFSALFGGGAPAATSTTAPSGGGNNVVASALGGGSMGSAPDLSGNDVYNGFMDTVKSKVTNPYGLAAVAATANAESRFSPKNAFGSWADPSESGQAGTAGGILSWRGPRFAAMRTFAGSNGGDANAPSPQLQAQYFLQEDPGLVDALNAAKSPEEAQRLMNNAWKFAGYNRPGGEAARRISMANSFASRFADAAPVQVASLEPGAGVSAALNKRPLPQESPATVAQTVQSPRAAEPPPVATKPAAATQTVVQANPASGGPSVQQLLQASQDPRLSEQQRGVVNLMLKRKLDEANPANQLELEKNRLEVEKLRNPQIEPGEKARLDFDREKFAAEQNKPIEVGGVLVDPKTHEPVYSGQQTDWEKLDERTLYNKRTGETRAVSIGGANAGQFRFTGNSVEAQALNGLMDGGGLTVEQAQQLAAGKTISGPNGELLFLTPQGVFGQASAGGPAMPVTPKAAPAPAPAPEAPAAPGSQAPTSPRAANPPPSENAGILPLTGAKQKPLNEQQQRDNKLYSVVAPELQIVEKNFSALSNPSDQALSAIPRGSDFGAEYLKSPEYQRASNSLRTIIASYLYSVSGATAAPAEVENQAAILTPKPGEAKASLDDKLARIRQMVDAIKSGGGSTAPAGNAGTGSGTTSNGLKWSIEP